AAGTTTTGCCAGGGTGACGAGGTAATGAAAAGATATCATCTGATGTGATGCCAAACTCTTGAGCACCTGGAATGTCGGGATAACGCGGGCGACCACCAGTCGCAAGAAGGATGTATTTCGCTGTAATAgtagtttcctttttctttttatcggtTGTCtgcaaaatagaaagaaaacccGTTAACGATAAAGAACAATCAAACGAATAAAACATTTACCTTGAGAGTGTGAGGATCCACAAATTCGGCGAAAGCGTTAATGTAGTTTACTTTCTTTTCTCGTAAGGCAACACGGTAGCCCCAATTGAGTGAACCAATATGAGCTTGAATAGCTTCCACCATTGTTTTCCAGTTGTGTGTTGCTACATAAAAGATCGTCCAAATGAAAATACGGTCGAGCATCTTTACTTTAACTGCTTACCAGTCTCGGGTAGTTCCCATCCAAATTTCTTGGCATCGCTGACTGATTGACCCAATATGGCAGCTTGATGCATCAATTTTTTAGGAATGCATCCTACATTGACACAAGTGCCTCCGAGACCCCAAGCAGTGCCAATAGGCGTTGGTACAACAAAGTCACAGACAGCCACTTTCGCTCCCAACATTGCAGCCTCCTAAAATTGGGATGTTAAACATTTAGTCATGAATCTGTTTAAGTTTGCAGGATAAATTTACCTTCGAAGCAGCTAGACCACCAGATCCACCTCCGATCACTACAAGGTCGTAATCATACTTGACGTCATCGGTCATTTCGTCTGAAGGCCCCCCTTGAGATTTGTTCAGCAAAAACTGTAGTCTTCCGTTCTGATGAGCTTCGATTGTGTTATCGCATCCTCCAACGTGCTCACCGTTTACGAAGACGTTCGGAACTGTTTTTTGTCCAGTTTTCTGCAACAGAGCATCCTGAATGTCGGCTCCATCCTCTGCAAGCAAAGAAATCAATGATATTTCTTATTACTTATCTATATTGTTGTTTAACTGTGACCTAAGTGGCATCCCAAACAACCATTGCCCATCTCTACACATGTTTGAGTAGTGATCCCTAGCAACAAGCTGTGCAGAATGTCAACAAACCCAACAATCAATAGCTCAGCAGCACCATCTCTATAAAACTACCAAAGTTAAGCTTAGATTGACCGTAGTTTGCTCACCTCTAGTATCTACTTCAAGCACTCCAATTTCCAAGTTCAAGGCAGTAAAGAGTTGCTTCACCTGCAACAATAATTGTGAAATGACAAGTAAACAGAAGAAAATCATTCTGGCGGTACCTTAATGCAGAAAGGACATGTTGTTTTGCTGAACACAGCAATTCTGTTGTTCTTGATCAAATCTTCCACAACAGTGATGGGATCTGTTTTCGGGACAACTGGGGCCATGTTGTTAATGGAGAATTTGCGACAGGGACTCAAACCCTGGATGTCAGAGAAAAGGTGTCTTCTAGATAAAGCAAGGACTGATTTTTGCTTTAGGTATGAAACTCTCCTTCTGAAATTCAGAACAAAAAAGACTCTGTTAGAAGCACATGACAATATTGGCAATCAATGAAATAGATGTCAGATTGAATTAATGTAATTCTAAAAGTGGGTCACTATCGGGGGTTGCGTTGTCAATATGGCAAGATCATGCTGAAGACGAGTTGATATTCAAAGATAATGCCAACTCACATGCCGATTCTGGTACAATTTGTCTGTCGAGCTACTCCGAGCGTCAGGTATCTTTCGATCGAGAGAAA
This sequence is a window from Daphnia pulicaria isolate SC F1-1A chromosome 7, SC_F0-13Bv2, whole genome shotgun sequence. Protein-coding genes within it:
- the LOC124348900 gene encoding thioredoxin reductase 1, cytoplasmic-like isoform X1: MSSRSLLPQFFLSIERYLTLGVARQTNCTRIGIRRVSYLKQKSVLALSRRHLFSDIQGLSPCRKFSINNMAPVVPKTDPITVVEDLIKNNRIAVFSKTTCPFCIKVKQLFTALNLEIGVLEVDTREDGADIQDALLQKTGQKTVPNVFVNGEHVGGCDNTIEAHQNGRLQFLLNKSQGGPSDEMTDDVKYDYDLVVIGGGSGGLAASKEAAMLGAKVAVCDFVVPTPIGTAWGLGGTCVNVGCIPKKLMHQAAILGQSVSDAKKFGWELPETATHNWKTMVEAIQAHIGSLNWGYRVALREKKVNYINAFAEFVDPHTLKTTDKKKKETTITAKYILLATGGRPRYPDIPGAQEFGITSDDIFSLPRHPGKTLLVGASYIALECAGFLAGLGIDATVMVRSILLRGFDQQMANLIGSYMEKHGIRFQHGYVPTKLERIEEASIEKGTPARIKVTSQNEQGELMEEEYNTVLFAIGRDACTNKIGIEKANVMLNSKNGKVICDEKEQSNIPHIYAIGDILDGKLELTPVAIQAGRLLAQRLFGNGTLLTDYVNVPTTVFTPLEYGCCGLSEEDAIDKYGAKDIEVYHSYLTPLEVTVPKRDDNEGYAKLICVKSLNEKVVGLHIVSPNAGEITQGFAMCLKLGATKADFDNLIGIHPTIAEVFTTLKSTKSSGVDVLQKGC